In Meiothermus ruber DSM 1279, the following proteins share a genomic window:
- the pcaF gene encoding 3-oxoadipyl-CoA thiolase, producing the protein MTMEAYILDAVRTPVGKHGGALSSVRPDDLGAIPLKALLERTGIPGSDVEDVYMGCANQAGEDNRNVARMSLLLAGLPISVGGSTVNRLCGSGLDAVASAARAIWAGEGQVYLGGGVESMSRAPWVMPKAEKGFATGNVTLYDTTLGWRLVNPRMKELYGTEAMGETAENLAEQYKISREAQDRFALHSHQKAIRAQQSGAYASQMVPVEVKDRKGNTTLVQTDEGPRADTSLEALAQLRPVFRAGGSVTAGNSSSLNDGAAAVLLVADAYARAHGLKPMARVRAIAVAGVEPRIMGIGPVPATQKALQRAGLTLQDIGLIELNEAFAAQSLAVLQEWGLEPEDERLNVNGGAIAIGHPLGCSGARILTNLVHEMQRRQVQFGLATMCIGVGQGIAMVVERV; encoded by the coding sequence ATGACCATGGAAGCCTACATTCTGGACGCTGTTCGCACACCGGTCGGCAAGCATGGGGGCGCCCTTTCCTCGGTGCGCCCCGACGATCTGGGGGCCATCCCGCTCAAGGCCCTGCTGGAGCGCACCGGCATCCCCGGTAGCGACGTAGAGGACGTGTATATGGGCTGTGCCAACCAGGCCGGCGAGGACAACCGCAACGTGGCCCGCATGTCCCTGCTGCTGGCCGGGCTGCCCATCAGCGTGGGGGGCTCCACCGTCAACCGCCTGTGCGGGAGCGGGCTGGACGCCGTAGCCAGCGCCGCGCGGGCCATCTGGGCCGGGGAGGGCCAGGTGTACCTGGGGGGCGGGGTGGAGAGCATGAGCCGCGCGCCCTGGGTGATGCCCAAGGCCGAAAAGGGCTTCGCCACCGGCAACGTCACCCTCTACGACACCACCCTGGGCTGGCGGCTGGTGAACCCCCGGATGAAGGAGCTCTACGGCACCGAGGCCATGGGCGAGACCGCCGAAAACCTGGCCGAGCAGTACAAAATTAGCCGCGAGGCCCAGGATCGGTTTGCCCTGCACTCGCATCAGAAAGCCATCCGGGCCCAGCAGAGCGGGGCCTACGCCAGCCAGATGGTGCCGGTGGAGGTCAAAGACCGCAAAGGAAATACCACCCTGGTGCAAACCGACGAGGGCCCCCGGGCCGACACCAGCCTCGAGGCCCTGGCCCAGCTCAGGCCGGTCTTCCGGGCCGGGGGCAGCGTGACCGCCGGCAACTCCTCTTCGCTCAACGACGGGGCCGCAGCCGTTTTGCTGGTGGCCGACGCCTACGCCAGGGCCCACGGGCTCAAGCCCATGGCCCGGGTGCGGGCCATCGCGGTGGCGGGGGTGGAGCCGCGCATTATGGGCATCGGGCCGGTGCCCGCAACCCAAAAAGCCCTGCAGCGGGCTGGCCTCACCCTGCAAGACATCGGCCTGATTGAGCTGAACGAGGCCTTTGCCGCCCAGAGCCTGGCCGTGCTGCAGGAGTGGGGCCTCGAGCCCGAGGATGAGCGCCTGAACGTCAACGGCGGGGCCATCGCCATCGGCCACCCCCTGGGCTGCTCGGGGGCCCGCATCCTGACCAATCTGGTGCACGAGATGCAGCGCCGCCAGGTGCAGTTTGGCCTGGCTACCATGTGCATTGGGGTGGGACAGGGCATCGCCATGGTGGTGGAGCGGGTATGA
- the paaI gene encoding hydroxyphenylacetyl-CoA thioesterase PaaI: protein MHTLTDPYMQLLGLETRLVEPGRAVVAAQVRPEHLNIHGACHGGFLYSLADAAFALASNSHGTAAVALTTQMQYFKAVQAGEHLEAHALEEHLGRRTATYRIEVRSNGRVVALFTGTVFRFAEG from the coding sequence ATGCACACCCTCACCGACCCCTACATGCAGCTTTTGGGCCTGGAAACCCGGCTGGTGGAGCCTGGCCGGGCCGTGGTGGCCGCGCAGGTCAGGCCTGAGCACCTCAACATCCACGGGGCCTGCCACGGCGGCTTCCTGTACAGCCTGGCCGACGCGGCTTTTGCCCTAGCCTCCAACTCGCACGGCACCGCCGCGGTGGCCCTCACCACCCAGATGCAGTACTTCAAGGCCGTGCAGGCTGGTGAGCACCTCGAGGCCCACGCCCTCGAGGAGCACCTGGGCCGGCGCACCGCCACCTACCGCATCGAGGTTCGCAGCAATGGGCGCGTGGTAGCCCTCTTTACCGGCACGGTCTTCCGCTTTGCCGAAGGTTAG
- a CDS encoding ABC transporter ATP-binding protein, translating into MSVLEVQNLTVRYGAVEAVRNLSLTVGAGEAITLIGPNGAGKSSTLKGIVGLVSASGTVRYQGQAQGQRSPEALAAQGLVMVPEKRELFASMEVEDNLLLGAFTRFQRREKGIREDLERVYTLFPRLRERRKQLAGTMSGGEQQMLAIGRALMARPKLLLLDEPSLGLAPLIVQEIFHILGELKAQGTPILVVEQNARMALKLADRGYVLEAGELVMEGRGQDLLHDPRVIESYLGIRTKTEV; encoded by the coding sequence ATGAGCGTGCTGGAAGTGCAAAACCTCACCGTGCGCTACGGGGCCGTGGAGGCCGTGCGCAACCTGTCCCTCACGGTAGGGGCGGGCGAGGCCATCACCCTCATCGGCCCCAACGGGGCCGGCAAGAGCAGCACCCTCAAGGGGATTGTGGGGCTGGTGAGCGCCAGCGGCACGGTGCGCTACCAGGGGCAGGCCCAAGGCCAGCGCAGCCCGGAAGCCCTGGCCGCCCAGGGCCTGGTGATGGTGCCCGAGAAGCGGGAACTCTTCGCCTCGATGGAGGTAGAGGACAACCTGCTGCTGGGGGCCTTTACCCGCTTCCAGCGCCGCGAGAAAGGCATCCGGGAAGACCTCGAGCGCGTCTATACCCTTTTTCCTCGCCTGCGCGAGCGGCGCAAGCAGCTGGCCGGCACCATGTCCGGGGGCGAGCAGCAGATGCTGGCAATTGGGCGGGCCCTGATGGCCCGACCCAAGCTGCTGCTGCTGGACGAGCCCAGCCTGGGGCTGGCCCCCCTGATCGTGCAGGAGATTTTTCACATCCTGGGCGAGCTCAAAGCCCAGGGCACCCCCATCCTGGTGGTGGAGCAGAACGCCCGCATGGCCCTCAAGCTGGCCGACCGGGGGTACGTGCTCGAGGCCGGCGAGCTGGTGATGGAAGGCCGCGGCCAGGACTTGCTACACGACCCGCGGGTGATCGAGTCCTACCTGGGCATCCGCACCAAGACCGAAGTCTGA
- a CDS encoding ABC transporter permease subunit, with the protein MRLQLSPITLVAVGLLLLLPLLLPPSSFYLTVGNYIAFGALVALGLYLLTGLSGMTSFGQAAFMGLAAYTSALLTIGQGLNPWLTLPLGVLAAVVGAVVLGGITARLKGHYLPLSTIAWCMALYIVMGSWIELTGGHTGLRGIPSVSVFGWSLNDSRSYFYLAWFFVLLGAWTAWNLTNSRIGRAMRASKGDAIAAASFGVNPAVLKLQVFVLSAIYAGVAGWLYVHYQKFINPTPFSLDASIKYLIAAVAGGVGSIPGVILGSGLVTGLEEVLKGLLPRIFGRTGNYEIIAYGLILVLILMFAPKGLWPFLERYLPKARPQNPAGSGLPGRLVVGKPGEVVLEVDNLSKSFGGLLAVNGMSFQLRRGEILALIGPNGAGKSTCFNMITSVYAPSQGTVRFKGQPLAGRMPYEVHRLGIARTFQHPHLFPEMTVLENAALGTYARTQRGLLASMLGLNRAEEAAALAEAYRALERVGLAHLAHQKADGLAIGQLRLLEIARALASGPEVLLLDEPAAGLRAGEKRQFAALIRKLVNEGVTVLLVDHDMDLVMGLVDRVVVMHYGEKLAEGTPAEVQRNPRVIEAYLGEAA; encoded by the coding sequence ATGAGGCTTCAGCTATCCCCCATCACCCTGGTGGCCGTTGGACTGCTGCTCTTGCTGCCGCTCTTGCTACCCCCGTCCTCGTTTTACCTGACGGTGGGCAACTACATCGCCTTTGGCGCCCTGGTCGCGCTGGGGCTGTACCTGCTCACCGGCCTATCGGGCATGACCAGTTTCGGCCAGGCGGCCTTCATGGGGCTGGCCGCCTACACCAGCGCCCTCCTGACCATTGGCCAGGGCCTGAACCCCTGGCTGACCCTGCCGCTGGGGGTGCTGGCGGCGGTGGTGGGCGCGGTGGTGCTGGGCGGCATCACCGCCCGGCTCAAAGGCCACTACCTGCCCCTCTCCACCATCGCCTGGTGTATGGCCCTGTACATCGTGATGGGGAGCTGGATTGAGCTTACCGGCGGGCATACCGGCCTGCGCGGCATTCCCTCCGTCTCGGTGTTTGGCTGGAGTTTGAACGACAGCAGAAGCTACTTTTACCTGGCCTGGTTTTTCGTACTGCTGGGGGCCTGGACGGCCTGGAACCTGACCAACAGCCGCATCGGGCGGGCCATGCGGGCTTCCAAGGGGGATGCCATTGCCGCGGCCAGCTTTGGGGTGAATCCGGCGGTGCTCAAGCTACAGGTCTTCGTGCTCTCGGCCATCTACGCCGGTGTGGCCGGCTGGCTTTATGTGCATTACCAGAAGTTTATCAACCCCACCCCCTTCAGCCTGGACGCCTCCATCAAGTACCTGATTGCGGCGGTGGCCGGGGGCGTGGGCAGCATCCCGGGGGTCATTCTGGGCTCGGGGCTGGTGACGGGCCTCGAGGAGGTGCTCAAGGGCCTGCTGCCGCGCATTTTCGGCCGCACCGGCAACTACGAGATCATCGCCTATGGCCTGATTCTGGTGCTCATTCTGATGTTTGCCCCCAAAGGGCTGTGGCCCTTCCTCGAGCGCTACCTACCCAAAGCCCGCCCGCAAAACCCTGCTGGCAGCGGCCTGCCGGGCCGGCTGGTTGTGGGAAAGCCGGGTGAGGTGGTGCTCGAGGTTGACAACCTGAGCAAAAGCTTCGGCGGTCTGCTGGCGGTCAACGGCATGAGTTTTCAGCTCCGCAGGGGCGAGATTCTGGCCCTGATTGGCCCCAACGGGGCCGGCAAGTCCACCTGCTTCAACATGATTACCTCGGTCTATGCGCCCAGCCAAGGCACGGTGCGCTTCAAGGGCCAGCCCCTCGCGGGCCGGATGCCCTACGAGGTGCACCGGCTGGGGATTGCCCGTACCTTCCAGCACCCCCACCTCTTCCCCGAGATGACCGTGCTGGAAAACGCCGCCCTGGGCACCTACGCCCGCACCCAGCGGGGCCTGCTGGCCTCCATGTTGGGGCTCAACCGGGCCGAGGAGGCGGCGGCCCTGGCCGAGGCCTACCGGGCGCTGGAGCGGGTGGGCCTGGCCCATCTGGCCCACCAAAAAGCCGATGGGCTGGCCATCGGTCAGCTCAGGCTGCTGGAGATTGCCCGCGCCCTGGCCTCGGGGCCCGAGGTGCTGCTCCTGGACGAGCCAGCGGCGGGGTTGCGGGCAGGCGAGAAGCGCCAGTTTGCCGCCCTGATTCGCAAGCTGGTGAACGAAGGGGTGACGGTGCTTCTGGTAGACCACGACATGGATCTGGTGATGGGGCTGGTAGACCGGGTGGTGGTGATGCATTATGGGGAAAAGCTGGCCGAAGGCACCCCTGCCGAAGTACAGCGCAATCCCAGGGTGATCGAGGCCTACCTGGGGGAGGCCGCATGA
- a CDS encoding branched-chain amino acid ABC transporter permease, translating into MDWTIVSFLTADALQNGTIYALLALSLVLVFAVTRVILVPLGEFLVYAPLTYVWFLPPEVSGLNLQGQIPGTAWLAATMLLWWAILDRKNLRRAGWLALSALGVLGLAWWGAQGVPLWLGWLLALLVVLPIGPASYRLFFEPAKNASVLTYLIIAVGLHFAFMGLGLVFFGPEQFRLPPILGGQTTIGLVPVNNQAFLVYGFALLAMVGLFLFFTKSIYGKALRACAVNRYGARLLGISPSQAGYVSFGIATLIAGVSGLLLAPLISPAYFQGFLLGLKGFVAGILGGLISYPLAVVGALLVGAMESWASFQASAYKDAIVFALLLPILLWRSLQSHELGEED; encoded by the coding sequence ATGGACTGGACGATTGTCTCTTTTCTCACCGCCGATGCCCTGCAAAACGGCACCATCTACGCGCTGCTGGCGCTCTCGCTGGTGCTGGTCTTTGCGGTAACCCGGGTGATTCTGGTTCCATTGGGGGAGTTTTTGGTCTATGCCCCCCTCACCTATGTGTGGTTTCTCCCCCCCGAGGTGAGCGGGCTGAACCTGCAGGGCCAGATTCCCGGCACGGCCTGGCTGGCGGCGACCATGCTGCTATGGTGGGCCATTTTAGACCGAAAAAACCTTAGACGGGCCGGTTGGTTGGCTTTGAGTGCGCTGGGGGTGCTGGGCCTGGCCTGGTGGGGGGCCCAGGGGGTGCCGCTGTGGCTGGGCTGGCTGCTGGCCCTCCTGGTGGTGCTGCCGATTGGCCCCGCCTCCTACCGGCTTTTCTTTGAACCCGCCAAGAATGCCAGCGTGCTCACCTACCTGATTATTGCGGTGGGGCTGCACTTTGCTTTTATGGGCCTGGGGCTGGTGTTTTTTGGCCCCGAACAGTTCCGCCTACCCCCCATCCTGGGGGGGCAGACCACCATTGGGCTGGTACCGGTCAACAACCAGGCCTTCCTGGTCTACGGTTTTGCGCTTTTAGCCATGGTGGGCCTGTTTCTGTTTTTCACCAAAAGCATCTACGGCAAGGCCCTGCGGGCCTGCGCGGTCAACCGCTACGGGGCCCGGCTCCTGGGCATCAGCCCCAGCCAGGCCGGCTATGTTTCCTTTGGCATTGCCACCCTCATCGCCGGTGTGAGCGGGTTGCTGCTGGCCCCCCTCATCTCCCCAGCCTACTTCCAGGGCTTCTTGCTGGGGCTCAAGGGCTTTGTGGCCGGCATTCTGGGCGGCCTGATTAGCTATCCGCTGGCGGTGGTGGGGGCTTTGCTGGTGGGGGCCATGGAGTCCTGGGCCTCGTTCCAGGCCAGCGCCTATAAAGATGCCATCGTGTTTGCCCTGCTGCTGCCCATCCTCTTGTGGCGCAGCCTGCAAAGCCACGAGCTGGGGGAGGAGGACTGA
- a CDS encoding ABC transporter substrate-binding protein: MKRALIGLLALGLGLGLAQQAPLKIGVVVSATGPAASLGIPERNTLVLLEEQVNRRGGVAGRPVQFIILDDASDTTQAVRATRRLIQEDQVLAIIGTTTTPASLGMIDPVAEAGVPKISLAANLEIVFPVDEKRRWVFKTPQTEQQMSQPIVRDMAASGVKTAAYIGFNDAYGEGWARAFEAAAREAGIQVVASERFARTDTSVAGQVLRILARNPDAVLIGGSGTAPVLPQRTLRERGYRGLIYQTHGVANPDFLRVGGDVLIGTRLPAGPVLVFDQLPPDFPNRQVATNYVQQYEARFGIGSYSTFGGHAYDAWAILRPALERALRREQPTNLAAFRRVLRDELEATRNVVGTHGIFNMSPTDHLGLRFNEAAVMVEVVKTPAGKLDWRLLRTFR; this comes from the coding sequence ATGAAGCGAGCGTTGATAGGACTTCTGGCCCTTGGACTGGGGCTGGGCCTGGCCCAGCAGGCCCCCCTGAAGATCGGGGTGGTGGTCTCGGCCACCGGCCCCGCCGCCAGCCTGGGCATCCCCGAGCGCAACACCCTGGTGCTCCTGGAAGAGCAGGTCAACCGCCGGGGTGGGGTGGCGGGCCGTCCGGTGCAGTTCATCATTCTGGACGACGCCTCGGACACCACCCAGGCGGTGCGGGCCACCCGACGCCTGATCCAGGAAGACCAGGTGCTGGCGATTATCGGCACCACCACCACCCCGGCCAGCCTGGGCATGATTGACCCCGTGGCCGAGGCCGGTGTGCCCAAAATCTCCCTGGCAGCCAACCTCGAGATCGTCTTCCCGGTGGATGAAAAGCGGCGCTGGGTCTTCAAAACCCCCCAGACCGAGCAGCAGATGAGCCAGCCCATCGTGCGGGACATGGCCGCTTCCGGGGTCAAGACCGCAGCCTACATCGGCTTTAACGACGCCTACGGCGAGGGCTGGGCCCGGGCCTTCGAGGCAGCGGCCCGCGAGGCCGGCATTCAGGTGGTAGCCTCCGAGCGCTTTGCCCGCACCGACACCTCGGTGGCCGGTCAGGTGCTGCGCATCCTGGCCCGCAACCCCGATGCGGTGCTGATCGGCGGCTCGGGCACCGCGCCGGTGCTGCCCCAGCGCACCCTGCGCGAGCGCGGCTACCGGGGCCTCATCTACCAGACCCACGGCGTGGCCAACCCCGACTTCCTGCGGGTGGGCGGCGATGTGCTGATCGGCACCCGCCTGCCCGCCGGCCCGGTGCTGGTCTTCGACCAGCTCCCCCCCGACTTCCCCAACCGGCAGGTGGCTACCAACTACGTACAGCAGTACGAGGCCCGCTTCGGCATCGGCAGCTACTCCACCTTTGGCGGCCACGCCTACGATGCCTGGGCTATTTTGCGCCCGGCCCTCGAGCGCGCGCTGCGCCGCGAACAGCCCACCAACCTGGCCGCCTTCCGCCGGGTGCTGCGCGACGAGCTCGAGGCCACCCGCAATGTGGTGGGCACCCACGGTATCTTCAACATGTCCCCCACCGACCACCTGGGCCTGCGCTTCAACGAAGCCGCGGTGATGGTCGAGGTCGTTAAGACACCGGCCGGGAAGCTGGACTGGAGGCTGCTGCGAACCTTTAGGTAG